GATATCAATTCCGATTCCTATTTAGAATCTACAATTCTTTTTAATTTGTTAGGTAATGGAAAGGGATACTGTTCCACAGGTATGATTGAATTTTTTCCTACCGTGATTTCCTTAAGTTCAAAATCAGGAGTGGTTTCGGAAGAAGGAGGAAGTTTACTTTTTGGAAGTCCACTTGATTTTACGGTTAGCCTAAAAGAAAAACCGGAAACACAAGTGCAAATACAGTTGGTTGTTTCTGATCCTATTTCTGCACGAGTTTCTCCAACTACGCTTATTTTTGAAGCGGACAATTGGTCTGTCGCACAGAACATTCAAGTGACAGGTGTTAACGATTCAATATTTAACGGGACTCGTAAATTTCGTGTAATTTTAAGTCCGAGTTCAGAAGATAAAAAACTAGATTTGAATCCTGCAGAGATCCAAATGGAAATTTTGGATAATGAAAAAAGATTATTTTTATCTTCTGGTACATACCAAGGTGGTGGGTTTGGCGGGGTAGCAGGTGCCGATGCCATTTGCAATTCAGATCCTTTATGTCCACATGGTTCGACATGTAAGGCAATGATTTTGAATGGAACCACTCGCATTGCATCTGTTACTGCGAATTTAGGTGATGGGCAAGTCAATTGGGTTTTACATCCCAATGCACATTATTATTTAACTGGTGGATCTACTTTAATTTCGAATACAAACAATACCTCATTACTGCAAATTCCGTTTTCCAATGCGATTCACTCAACAAATTATGGAGCCTGGTTTGGTGGTACTGCCGGATGGGTTTATGACACAAACACTAGTTGTTTTACTTGGACGTCGCTCGTAAATAATGATTCAGGACTTATATTCAGAACTCAGGAGGTTAACAATTTATTTTTTGGAACCAACTATGGTTGTGCAAATCCGCTAAAATTATCCTGTGTTGAATATTAATTTTCTGGCGTTTCATTTGTGTTACGTTAGCTGAAAAGTATTTCTATTTATCATTGCTTAGATTTACTAACTCCAAGATCTGGTAAAGGTAAGAGATATTTTACCCATGTTTTTTAGAACCTTTCTATTGAGTGTTCTTGTCCTTTCTTGTAGCAGAATTCCCCTCAACAACCCTTGTGACCCCAATACAAACGCTTACGCTAAAACTACCTTGGTAGCGGAACTTGTGGGGGATCATAAGAATGTTTGTTATCCGGGAGTTATCATAAAAAATAACCCTGGTCTAAATCTAAGCCAATCGTTTGGCCAAATTTCTGAGTATGGCGGGAGTTCAGTTCAGGGATCTTCTTTAAACTTTACTGTATCTTTTGGATCAGAACCCAAAGAGGAAGTAAATGTTCAGGTGATTGTTTCCAATCCTGCATTTGCCACTGTAACTCCAACTTCGTTTCAATGGAAACCTTCGGATTGGAATTCGGAAAGAACAGTCACAGTCACCGCAGTCAACGATTCACTTTTGAATGGAACTAGAGATTTTTTAATTCGGGTCGTTCCTACTTCTTTGGATACATCGCTAAAACTCCAAGAGCAATTTATCTCTATGAAAATTTTGGATAATGAAAAACATTTATTTCTCAATGCAAATACCACTAAAGGCAATTTAGGTGGTATTTCTGGAGCAGATGCCACCTGTTCTTCCGATCCGAATTGTCCTTTGGGATCTCAATGCAAGGCAATGCTTGTTACTGATTCAGGAATACGCAGGGCAACCGTCACTGGAAATCTTGGTGATGGGCAAGTGGATTGGGTTCTAAAACCATTTACCTCATATTACCGCTCAGATAATATAACTCTGATTGGAAGTACCAATGCGGTTTCATTATTAATTTTTCCACTTCAAGCTGGGATTGACTCTGCATCTGTGACAACATGGACAGGAATGGGAAGTTCTTGGGATTCACAGCCGGATCATTGTTCGAACTGGGGTAACTCAATTTCTGGCAATGGCGTTGTGGGTGATTCTATCAGCACATCTGCTTCGGTTCTCAGTAATTTGAATGTAGGATGTACGAGTGACTTAAAATTTTATTGCGCTGAACAGTAAGATTAGTAAAAAAAATGTCTTTTTCGTGAATAATGAGTATCTAATAGATATATCTATTAGATACGGTGGTATATGAAAACAAAAGATAAAAATATTCTTGTGATACTTGGTCATCCGAATACGAATTCACTATGTGGACATTTAGCAGAAACCTATGTAAATGCTGCAAAAGTTTCTGGCCATACGGTGAATTTCCTAAAACTTTCAGAATTAAAATTCGATTATAATTTATATGCAGGTCATAAAAAAGATTCTTCACAAGTCTTAGAACCTGATTTGATCCAAAGTCAAAAATTAATTGCGGAAGCAAATCATTTGGTTTTTGTTTTTCCGAGTTGGTGGGCAAGTATGCCAGCAGTTCTAAAAGCTTGGATCGATCGTGTGTTTTTGCCAGGATTTTCTTTTAAGTATAGGAAAGATTCTCCATTCCCTGAAAAACTTTTGTTAGGTAAATCAGCACGTATCTTTGTAACGATGGATGCCCCAAGTTGGTATTATCAATGGTTTAATAAATCTCCTGGAGTTCAATTGTTGAAATTTGGAACTTTAGAGTTTTGTGGAGTCTCTCCAGTAAAGGTAAAAATATTTGGTCAGGTGCGAACTCGTAAAACTCGCGATTTCCTGAAATGGACAGAGTTTGTTCAGTCGTTAGCAGTCCTTGGGAAATGATTTATTAAATGAAACGAGAAAGTAAAACTCAATATGCCCTATTAGGTATCCTTTCACAGTGCGAAATG
This genomic window from Leptospira brenneri contains:
- a CDS encoding DUF1554 domain-containing protein, translating into MNNACDINSDSYLESTILFNLLGNGKGYCSTGMIEFFPTVISLSSKSGVVSEEGGSLLFGSPLDFTVSLKEKPETQVQIQLVVSDPISARVSPTTLIFEADNWSVAQNIQVTGVNDSIFNGTRKFRVILSPSSEDKKLDLNPAEIQMEILDNEKRLFLSSGTYQGGGFGGVAGADAICNSDPLCPHGSTCKAMILNGTTRIASVTANLGDGQVNWVLHPNAHYYLTGGSTLISNTNNTSLLQIPFSNAIHSTNYGAWFGGTAGWVYDTNTSCFTWTSLVNNDSGLIFRTQEVNNLFFGTNYGCANPLKLSCVEY
- a CDS encoding DUF1554 domain-containing protein, with translation MFFRTFLLSVLVLSCSRIPLNNPCDPNTNAYAKTTLVAELVGDHKNVCYPGVIIKNNPGLNLSQSFGQISEYGGSSVQGSSLNFTVSFGSEPKEEVNVQVIVSNPAFATVTPTSFQWKPSDWNSERTVTVTAVNDSLLNGTRDFLIRVVPTSLDTSLKLQEQFISMKILDNEKHLFLNANTTKGNLGGISGADATCSSDPNCPLGSQCKAMLVTDSGIRRATVTGNLGDGQVDWVLKPFTSYYRSDNITLIGSTNAVSLLIFPLQAGIDSASVTTWTGMGSSWDSQPDHCSNWGNSISGNGVVGDSISTSASVLSNLNVGCTSDLKFYCAEQ
- a CDS encoding NAD(P)H-dependent oxidoreductase, with translation MKTKDKNILVILGHPNTNSLCGHLAETYVNAAKVSGHTVNFLKLSELKFDYNLYAGHKKDSSQVLEPDLIQSQKLIAEANHLVFVFPSWWASMPAVLKAWIDRVFLPGFSFKYRKDSPFPEKLLLGKSARIFVTMDAPSWYYQWFNKSPGVQLLKFGTLEFCGVSPVKVKIFGQVRTRKTRDFLKWTEFVQSLAVLGK